The genomic DNA TCTCGGGCATTATTCAGCACGGTATCGGACCACGACCCCTGCTTCCCTTGCTCGGAACCTACGGGCTCTTCATCCTGTTCCTGAACCTCGCCGGACTGGTCCCTGGATTCAATCCACCAACCGACCAGTTCAACATCACCTTTGCCTTTGCGATCGTCGTCTTCCTGCTGACTCACACTCTTGGAATCCGTCAGCACGGCACCAGCTACATTAAGCAGTTCATTGGCCCTATGCCCTTGATGGCTCCCTTGATGTTCCCAGTTGAATTAATCAGCCACCTCGTGCGGCCGATGTCCCTCTCCATCCGCCTCTTGGGGAATATGACCGGTGACCACAAAGTGGTCTTGATCTTCTCCTCAATTCTGGCGCTTGGGTTGCCCGTTCCCTTCATGGGATTGGGTATTCTCATTAGTGTTTTGCAGGCCTTTGTCTTCGTATTGCTGTCTGCAATTTATTTTGAAGTTGCCATGAGTGAAGCTCACTGATCGGCTCTTCGTTCTGTTCCGTACACGCTCTTACTGTTCTAAACCAAAAGGAAGTTCCATGAACAAAAGACTCATGCTGATCCTGTTTCTGATGCTGCTGGCAGCCCCACTGTACGCCCAAGAATATGGTGAACTGGCCACCTTCGGCTTTGCCATGGGTGCTGGTGTGGCGATCTCCTTCGCTGCTCTCGGTGGTGGAATCGGTCAAGGCATTTGTATGCGCGGCGCCCTCGAAGGGATCGCCCGCAACCCGAATGCCTCTGGCAAGATCTTCACTCCGATGATTATCGGTTTGGCGTTGATCGAATCCCTCGTGATTTATGCGCTCGTGATTGCCTTCATTCTGCAAGGTAAGGTCTAAATTGTCACTGAGCAGGTTTCGCAGGAAGCCTGCTCAGTTTCTGCTCCCCGTATTCCACCCTCGCTGACACAACCTCCTCACAAACACTGACCCATGCCTGATATTGCCTGGGGTTCCTACACGATGCTGGCGACTGGTTCCCTGATTGGACTCTTTGCGGCCTATCGAATTTTGTTGCAAGGCTTCAGCCTGCTCTTCTGGGTACTGCTGCTGACCGGTGGCGCAATCACCTTCGGACTCGGTGCTCAGTCACTGGGCGAGGATAATTTCCTGAGTGAGTACTTACCGCTTGAAACTCTCGAGAACCTGGAGGGCCAAGACTTCACAGAGCAGCTCCAACGACTGCCTCAAGAAGCCCGCGGCCAGATCCGAGCTCTCTGCGAACAGCTCTGAGCCCATTCACTGGTGTAGCCGCTTAGCTCCAACTCCTAGTGGCTACTTGCACCTCGGCAACGCCTGCAACTTCCTGCTGACCTGGCTCTGGATTCGTTATCTGGGTGGAGAACTGTGGCTGCGAATCGATGACCTGGATCAAGCTCGGGTACGTCCTGAATACATC from SAR324 cluster bacterium includes the following:
- the atpB gene encoding F0F1 ATP synthase subunit A, which codes for MFRRLNLAGLFLLTLTSSAFAAEGGFTWANFLFGGLAEPLASIGIDPRPILDMIIVAAALIGLAWWLGKPFRETQMLEPSGRLDKDHFAVTVVEGILNFLSGIIQHGIGPRPLLPLLGTYGLFILFLNLAGLVPGFNPPTDQFNITFAFAIVVFLLTHTLGIRQHGTSYIKQFIGPMPLMAPLMFPVELISHLVRPMSLSIRLLGNMTGDHKVVLIFSSILALGLPVPFMGLGILISVLQAFVFVLLSAIYFEVAMSEAH
- the atpE gene encoding ATP synthase F0 subunit C codes for the protein MNKRLMLILFLMLLAAPLYAQEYGELATFGFAMGAGVAISFAALGGGIGQGICMRGALEGIARNPNASGKIFTPMIIGLALIESLVIYALVIAFILQGKV